Proteins found in one Mangifera indica cultivar Alphonso chromosome 15, CATAS_Mindica_2.1, whole genome shotgun sequence genomic segment:
- the LOC123198005 gene encoding metacaspase-5-like, whose amino-acid sequence MTKRAVLIGINYPGTKAELKGCINDVRRMYSSLLNRYGFPEENIVVLIDTDDRYTQPTGRNIRRALNDLVRSAEPGDFLFVHYSGHGTRLPAETGEDDDTGYDECIVPCDMNLITDEDFREFVDKIPGGCRVTIVSDSCHSGGLIEDAKEQIGESTRRQEEESDSGFDFKGFLHQKLENAFESRGIHVPSGLRHHHHRREDDDERDVESDYGELGYVKNKSLPLSTLIEILKEKTGKDDIDVGKIRPTLFDMFGEDASPKVKKFMNVIFNKLQQEQGNGGFLGMVGSLAQEFLKHKLEENNEEYAKPALETKVDSKEEVYAGSGKRSLPDAGILISGCQTDQTSADASPSGHAHEAYGALSNAVQIIIEETDGEISNQELVLKARKMLKKQGFSQRPGLYCSDEHVDKPFVC is encoded by the exons ATGACGAAGAGAGCCGTGTTGATCGGAATCAATTATCCCGGCACCAAGGCCGAATTGAAAGGATGTATTAACGACGTTAGAAGAATGTACTCTTCTCTCCTCAACCGTTATGGTTTTCCGGAGGAAAACATTGTGGTGTTGATCGATACGGACGATCGCTACACTCAGCCAACTGGCAGGAATATCCGTAGAGCTTTGAACGATCTGGTGCGATCGGCTGAGCCTGGAGACTTTCTATTTGTTCACTACAGTGGTCACGGGACTCGGCTTCCGGCTGAGACTGGAGAGGACGATGATACTGGTTATGATGAGTGCATTGTTCCCTGTGATATGAATCTTATTACTg ATGAAGATTTCAGGGAGTTTGTGGACAAAATCCCAGGAGGTTGCCGTGTAACAATTGTATCCGATTCATGTCACAGTGGTGGCCTTATTGAAGATGCTAAGGAGCAGATTGGGGAAAGCACGAGGCGTCAAGAGGAGGAATCGGATTCTGGTTTTGACTTCAAAGGCTTCTTACACCAGAAATTGGAAAATGCATTTGAATCTCGTGGAATTCATGTTCCTTCTGGGCTGCGTCATCACCACCATAGGcgtgaagatgatgatgagagAGATGTTGAATCGGATTACGGTGAGCTAGGGTATGTGAAGAACAAATCCTTACCCCTCTCCACTCTTATAGAAATACTAAAGGAGAAAACTGGTAAAGATGATATTGATGTTGGGAAGATAAGGCCAACCCTTTTTGATATGTTTGGTGAAGATGCAAGCCCTAAAGTGAAGAAATTTATGAATGTAATATTCAACAAACTTCAACAAGAACAAGGCAATGGTGGGTTCTTGGGCATGGTTGGCAGTCTGGCTCAAGAATTTCTGAAGCATAAGCTGGAAGAGAACAACGAGGAGTATGCAAAACCTGCCTTGGAGACCAAAGTAGATAGCAAGGAGGAGGTTTATGCTGGATCTGGTAAGCGTTCACTTCCCGATGCAGGGATTCTAATCAGTGGGTGTCAGACTGACCAAACATCTGCGGATGCCAGTCCTTCTGGCCATGCCCATGAAGCTTATGGAGCTCTCAGCAATGCAGTTCAGATCATAATTGAGGAGACAGATGGTGAAATTAGTAATCAAGAGCTTGTTTTAAAGGCTAGGAAGATGCTGAAGAAGCAGGGTTTCAGTCAGCGCCCTGGCCTCTATTGCTCTGACGAACATGTTGACAAGCCGTTTGTGTGCTAA